The genomic region TTGGATGCTAATCTCCAATCGCTGGTTATTCCTCCCTTTATGAAGGACGAGACCTTTTCTTACTCCACGTAATTTCGTCGAAATTAATCTGGTAAAAGACCTCGAGCCGTCCTCTAAGATAAAAAAACTTGCGAGCCCTTCCAAATTAGTTACAACCCAACTACGAGGATACCTCGGGCACTTCCTCTTTGACAACAGTCTGTggtaaatttgaattattaacaAGTGGTACTCCCTTACCACTCTGCAGACTCGAGTGGCTCGAGGACCTGCTGTGGCTTTGGCTGCCCGCCCCCACCGGTGTCTGAATAAGTGGCTGTGGCGGTGTTCTAGCGCCCGAATTATTGCTCGTTGAATTTGGTTGTAGTTGCATGTGGTACTTGTAGATATTCTCGGTAGATTCAACGACTCCAGCTTGAAGATTTAAACTCCTACCACGAACCCCAGCTTCTTTAGAAGGTGGACTCCACCAGTTGACAAAGGTCCCAACGACTGGCACGTGCCTCAGAATTCCCTCCTGCCAGAGTTTCTCAGCGTTCTCCCGTTCAAGATCAGTTTGTGCAGCTTCAATCCCCCTTTTAACTACCTCTGACATAGTGTCGAGCAGCTTTGAACTAGCCTCGACTTCCTGACCGACTTGAAGGACAAGGGAAAGTAGCTCAGCGACATCAGTGTCCTGAGTGACCATTCCGAATCTGACACAGGCTAGACCATCAGCGCCTTCACCCAATGAAAAAGCAGCATCAGTGCTCCTCAATGCCTCCACAAGTTGCATATTCAATCTGTTCAACTCCTCTTTAGTCTGTTCAGTCATTATCTGAATCCACGTGGGAGGGGCATAACGAACTCCACCCAAACCAGCCCACCCTGGCATCTCAACAAGGTGAAGTGAGTCATTCTGTGTGACAAGTCTCACAAAAGTCTCCTTATGCTCAACAGTGGCATTCAGTATCTCTATCTGCTGCTCGAGACATGCAATAACATTATTCATGTCCTCTGAACTTGGCGCAGGGCCAATGTTCTCGAGGCAGCATATCCTTATAGCCACCCCATACTGCTCGATCTCACACAGTTCTATTGGCACGTTCTCGATGTCTCGTTGGAGAATCTGACCGAGCCACGAATTTAATTTGTCGTAATAGGGAGGAATTCTCTCTGGCAATGAGTGGTATTCACTATTCTCTGGAGGGGTGGGTGGCGTCGTGGGAACGTATTGGAATACCAGAGCGCTCGAGATTACCTCGAACAACTGCGGGCTGTTCACAGGATTAGTCGTCAAGTCGTTAATTGTCCATCTACCATTCTCCTGGCTTCCCTCAGTGCCACCAGGTATTTGACTCAGGAATTTGATGTTTTCCAACTTTTTAATTCGATTGTAGAGATCTTCGATGACCTGGAAGCACTTCTTGAAGCGGTTTTGAATGCCCTCGCGCCCCAGAACTTGAAGGGCTGCCCAGAGAGGCAGAGTTGGGAGCCTTCTAGAGAGGGATTCCACCATCAGACCGGATACTAGCGATAGGGTGGTGTCTCGAGAGGTGGGCTTTCCACCTTTGGTGTCGGTAAGTCTGTAGAGAGTGACCACTGGGAGGGAGGGAATGCCCAGCCATACTCCCAAGGGAAGTGTTATACTGTCAGCGAGTTTTGAGGGGAGATCTTTGGGAGAAGTGTTGAAAGCCAGAGCTGCGAGGGAATGTCCTCGGAGATGCAACCATACATTGAATTTGTCACATATTTCACGGAGACGACTTACGTTATCGCAGTGCCCTGTTATCGCTGAACCAACTTCACCCAGGACCAGGAGGGGGGTCACGTTGTTTGATTGACTGTCTTCGGCAAGCCTTCTTTCTAGGGCTGCCACGTCCATCACTTGACGAGACCCGAACATCGTAGTTTGAGGGATGGGCCGGACGCaatggagaggcagagatagcTGAAAATATTAGGGCTCAGTGACGGTGTTAAATGGAATTGTTGTTTCGGGCTCGACGGGGAAGGGATGACTGACTTTGTTGTGTGGCGTCAAGTAGAAATAATTGAGAGTCTCGATTTATGACGAGGAGCATCAGTGCTGGATTTTAAGACTACCTACATCAAGATGTAAAGGCTTggatttaattggaaaatcgCCATCTTCAAAGAATCATTGTTTGGGTATTTTAGTACATAATTTTGGAAGATAAACGTCAAAAACAAACGGAAATCGAATTTGATTTTGCCTGCAACCTGTTCAAACTCCTCCATCTgatggaaataaattatattcaaCTTAAGTAACAAATCCTCGGGGTACCTTCATAATTCAGAAAAACCCCTCACCTACCTGTCTGCATAAATGTTGCACAACTCCCAGCGGTGCAGCAACAGAGCTGTATATAAGAGGTGGAGCAGCAGATAAAGCTGTAAACCCATCCTCCATGTACCTCGGATATTTTCTGTGCAATGCCAATCTCGTAACTCTAACAAGTCCCTCAAGATGATCCTCGTGGAAGGACGATGCGCAGTCGACGAACCTAAATATGTGGCTCAACCACCTCGTGGTGTCTGCGGCTAATCGTGCAGCTAGTCTTTGTGCATGGGCTCTGGGAAGGGCAACGGCAtacgctgaaaccgaatgtgtGACGAGAGACAGCTTTGCTGCTTCCGTCAGGGGCGGCAAATTCGTGAGTTGAGCTGGTGGAGGATCCTGGGGGTCGCCTTCCAAACTCTGGGGTGCATCTTCGTGAATCACTAGGTCCTGAAGATCAATATCATGAAGACAACCAACAGGAAATAATAATGGGAAAGATTTCTTTGGTATACAGATCAACTATAAGAGTTAATTGAATGCTGTTCAGCATacttcattctttttttaaagaaGAATTACGGGGCATAATGACTATTTCGACAAATGAAATCTACGAGTGTTAATTCAACTTCCTATAGCTATGTTATTAACggtcaattttattattaattactctGAATTGCTGCTTTATAGATTTGAATATTCAGTGTTCAAgttgttattgttttttctttaaatgaaGAAGTAAGTTATCATGGACATCTGCCCCTCTTCTTTGTGCTGAAGGCCCAATAATGATCCATAAAaacaaatgagaaataaatgattaacGAGTTCATGTTGAAATGATCGTGTCAGAGCTCTATTTTTAGGATCAAAGAGCCCATAAAAATCACCTGAATGAGCTGCAGAACAGTCTCAGGACTCTTTGATTGCGTCAAAAATCCGAGATGACTGCCCCAGGTCATACCACCACCATCAGCAGCCCTTTCCACAGCATCCTCAAGCCTCGATATAACTTCTCTGGCTTCAAATCCAACGATACCAACGTCATTCTCATTTGGCACTGGAACGTGACTATTCACCTGTCAAAATGTCAATCACACTTGCAATGTCCAATCTCCTGGCACTTAACCATCAAGGAATACCCCAAGGTGGGGATTTGGTTACTTTTCGGGAGGGTGggttttattattgttttgggAATTTACCAACCTCGTCTAGACTCTTGTCGTCGGCATTCATCCTGAAATTGTCGTTTGGCTCAGCATCCTCGGCCATCGTGGCAGTTGACATCAGCAGGACACACACTTAGACCGCCTACGACTGTCGATTGGGAGTCGTGGCGCTCGTTGGGTTCGTTCTCATTTGACAGCGGATTTACGAAGCCATATGGCGCCGGTCACATGGTATTTACGGTTTGAATCTCCCGCCGGCGACAAATGGAAGTGGAGATGACGAAGGCCGTCACATCGGAGTGTTTGTTAACATGATTTTGGCGAAGATCTTGGGGTTGATTTGTTCAAATGGTAGTATTTTTTTGATGAGGAGAGAGGGGGGGATTTTTGGTGAAACTTGAGGCGTCCAGAGGGCAGATGGTAAACAAAGGATTTGCGGAAAGCAAAATGCCGGTACGACGCCAAACATGGTCGGCCTAGCGTCCAAAAATTTCAAGTCGATTGATGGACAACATGCTGAAGCGAATTTGCGAAGTTCAACCGGGGCATTGTTTTCAAAATCAGTTTTATTACAGTGATTTGTTGTAGTTCAgtgattaatttcatttcagtGATTAGTGTCATCTCAGTGATCAGTTTCAGTTGAGTTTCGTCTCGGGTTTTGTTacagtttttatagttttttgtGATGTGATCTATTCCTAAAATGTGAATTGGTGACTGTTGTGGATAGTGGTGTAAGTGTTGGCATGTCCCACATCACTCCTGGAGGAATAATTTATGGCGAGGAATTCCCAGGAAAAGGAAGAGGAGAGCAACAAAAGGTAAGAAACACACAATGACTCAGAAAAATCTGCATTTAATTGTCTCAAGAACGAAAAGCATaagtcacaatttttattaaatctgaaagtaattaaattggaatgaattcatttttataaatttaacgGATATACTTGGCTACGTCGTGAGTATATGATCATGAATTTTGTGGACTCCTAACAGAAAATGGATCTCCATCTAAGAAAATACGGAATTTATTTAACGGTGATGatcgttgaatattttttcaacatggccACTATTACTGCAACACCATTTTTACAAGTCCTGACAGCAAATATGCCGTCCTGAGATTATTCTATTACAGATAAAA from Diachasmimorpha longicaudata isolate KC_UGA_2023 chromosome 1, iyDiaLong2, whole genome shotgun sequence harbors:
- the LOC135163995 gene encoding pyridoxal-dependent decarboxylase domain-containing protein 1; amino-acid sequence: MSTATMAEDAEPNDNFRMNADDKSLDEVNSHVPVPNENDVGIVGFEAREVISRLEDAVERAADGGGMTWGSHLGFLTQSKSPETVLQLIQDLVIHEDAPQSLEGDPQDPPPAQLTNLPPLTEAAKLSLVTHSVSAYAVALPRAHAQRLAARLAADTTRWLSHIFRFVDCASSFHEDHLEGLVRVTRLALHRKYPRYMEDGFTALSAAPPLIYSSVAAPLGVVQHLCRQLSLPLHCVRPIPQTTMFGSRQVMDVAALERRLAEDSQSNNVTPLLVLGEVGSAITGHCDNVSRLREICDKFNVWLHLRGHSLAALAFNTSPKDLPSKLADSITLPLGVWLGIPSLPVVTLYRLTDTKGGKPTSRDTTLSLVSGLMVESLSRRLPTLPLWAALQVLGREGIQNRFKKCFQVIEDLYNRIKKLENIKFLSQIPGGTEGSQENGRWTINDLTTNPVNSPQLFEVISSALVFQYVPTTPPTPPENSEYHSLPERIPPYYDKLNSWLGQILQRDIENVPIELCEIEQYGVAIRICCLENIGPAPSSEDMNNVIACLEQQIEILNATVEHKETFVRLVTQNDSLHLVEMPGWAGLGGVRYAPPTWIQIMTEQTKEELNRLNMQLVEALRSTDAAFSLGEGADGLACVRFGMVTQDTDVAELLSLVLQVGQEVEASSKLLDTMSEVVKRGIEAAQTDLERENAEKLWQEGILRHVPVVGTFVNWWSPPSKEAGVRGRSLNLQAGVVESTENIYKYHMQLQPNSTSNNSGARTPPQPLIQTPVGAGSQSHSRSSSHSSLQSGKGVPLVNNSNLPQTVVKEEVPEVSS